In the Oscillospiraceae bacterium genome, CGCCGCCTGAAGCGGGTATCTTATACCTAGAAAGGGGATGCCGCCATGCGCAAAGTATTGCACGAGGACCTGATTTACGAGATTTTGGCCACCGTAGGGGAAATACCCCGCGGCAAGGTGGCCAGCTACGGTCAGATTGCCCGCCTGATCGGCCGCGACAACAATGCGCGGCTGGTAGGCAACGTCCTCAGCCATGCCGAGCTGTACGGCAGCTACCCCTGCCACCGCGTAGTCAACCACGCCGGCCGCCCCGCCCCCAATTGGCCCGAACAACAGCACTTGTTGGAACGGGAAGGCATCCAATTCAAACCCAACGGGTGCGTGGATATGAAACGATTCCGATGGGAGTGCTGACCCATGGGCATTTGCATTATTTCCCGGTTTGCGTTTGCGGGTCTATTTACAGGGGGCGGCGTCCCTGTAACCCTGTCTGCCTTGCATTATCCCCCTATGAAACGGTGCAGCGCCGTCGCCCTGTTCGAATCCTCTCCATGTCAGCATAAAAAGCAGACCCCTTGCCGGAACACGGCAAGGGGCCTGTTTTTTTATGGACCTGGAGGGATTCGAACCCTTGACCTCTCGGATGCGAACCGAACGCTCTCCCAACTGAGCTACAGGCCCATATATTCGGATGACTTATTTAGTTTATGCCTTTGCCCACAAATTGTCAAGGGATTTCGCGCAAAATCTTGTTTTACGGCGGT is a window encoding:
- a CDS encoding MGMT family protein; the protein is MRKVLHEDLIYEILATVGEIPRGKVASYGQIARLIGRDNNARLVGNVLSHAELYGSYPCHRVVNHAGRPAPNWPEQQHLLEREGIQFKPNGCVDMKRFRWEC